GGCGCCCGACCGTGAGCGGAGCGCTGAAGGGCATGGCATTTCCCTGCATCAACCGCTTCGCAAAACAAAGATCGAGGTCAATAACGGGTTTCAGGGATATGCCATCAGCGGAACCCCGGCCGACTGTATCAAAATGGGACTGATGGAGATTCTCGATAAGCGGCCGGATTTGGTGATTTCAGGGATCAATTTGGGGGCAAATGTAGGGATTAATGTCAACTATTCCGGGACCGTTGCCGCCGCCAGGGAGGCTGCTTTATACAAGGTCCCGGCAATCGCCGTTTCGATAGAGGGAGACAGCCTTGCCAATTATGATGAAGCGGCTCTTTTTACCGTCGGGCTGGCCGAGAATGTTTTCCAAAAAGGGCTGCCTTTGGGTACCATTCTTAATGTAAACATTCCTGATATTCCCATTAAGGAGGTTGCCGGCATTCGGATAAGCAGACAGGCAACCGAGCTATATGCCGAATATTTAGACAAAAGGGTCGATCCTCGGAACCGCGCATACTACTGGCATGGACACGTTCCTCAAAGCTCTTTTAATCATCCCGATGTGGATGTTGTGGCCTTATCTGAAAATTATATTTCCATTACCCCGATGAAATGCGATATGACCGATTACAGCATGCTGGAAGAATTAAAGGGGTGGAAGTTCGAAGGGGTTAAGATATGAAAAAACAGTTCATAAAGGATTTCAAACCCGGAGATTTTATTGATGATATTTTTGTACTGGCAGAGAAAACCGTTGCTCAGAAAAGGGATGGAAACAAGTACTTAAACATAATTCTTGCGGATAAGACCGGTAGTATCAAAGGTGTGGTTTGGGATAATGTCGATCGTATCGCCGCCGGTCTGTCTTCCGGTGATGTTGTCGGCGTCCAGGCAACTGTTAATGAATACAAGGGCACGGCCCAGCTTGTCATCAAAAATATGACGGCAGGCCCGGCCGAAGCAGTTGATCCGGCAGAGTTCTTACCGGCAACCCGGCTAGATATCGAAAACATGTTCGAACGTTTTTTAAAGATTGCGGCTTCTTTGAAAGACGGTCATTTAAAGGCGCTGCTGGATGCGTTCTTAAGTGACGAAGAGTTTGTCCGCAAATTCAAAACCGCACCGGCAGCCAAAAAGATGCACCATGCCTATCTCGGCGGCCTTCTGGAACATACCTTGTCTATGGCAACGCTGGCAGAAAAAATTGCCGGGCATTACAGCGGGATTGACAGAGACCTGCTGATTGCCGGTGCCATGCTTCATGACATCGGCAAAACAAGGGAACTGGAATATACATTCAAGATCGACTATTCCGACCAGGGCCGGCTCTTAAGCCACATTGTGATCGGGTTGGAGATGATCGAAGCTAAGCTTTCGAAAATTATTGATTTCCCTGAGGAGCGCAAGCTTTTGCTCAAACACATGATTGTAAGCCACCATGGAACCCAGGAATTCGGTTCCCCCGAGCCGCCCAAAACCGTCGAGGCGGTATTGCTAAACTATATTGACGAGATGGACTCCAAGGTTAAGGGCATCCGTGATTTTATGGCGTCAGAGGACGCCGGCGAGACCTGGACATCCTTTCACCGGCTGTTAGGCCGTCACTTTTACATGGGCAAGAAGGAATAAACAGGGACTTTAGAAATATTATGTTTATTACGCTTGAAGGCATTGAGGGTTCGGGCAAGACGACCCAGGCCAAGCATATTGTTGAGTTTCTGCAAGGCAAAGGATATGAATGTGTGGCCACCCGCGAACCCGGGGGAACCGAGATCGGAAAAAAGATCAGGGCGATTCTACTGGATCCTGAAAGCAATGATATGGACCCGCTGGTGGAACTGCTTTTGTATACTGCTGATCGCGCCCAGCATGTTAAACAAATCGTCCTTCCTTTACTGTCGGCCGGCAAGATGGTGCTGTGTGACCGTTATTATGACGCTACTTTGGTTTATCAGGGTTTTGCGAGGGGGCTCGATATCGGATTAATCAGAAGTTTGCATCAGTTGATCCTGGCAGATTTAAAGCCCGATATAACCATTCTTCTTGATCTGGCCCCTCAAGAGGGCCTCTCCCGTGCCTGGAAACAGATCAAAAACGGTGCCAGGGCCGATATCGAAAGCCGGTTTGAAAAAGAGACCCTCTTATTTCACGAAAAGGTACGATCAGGATATCTGGAGCTTTCACGCCTGGAACCCGAACGGTTTCGGGTGGTAGATGCGTCGACGGATGAATTTCGGGTTCGAAAAACGATCTTGAAGATATTGGCTTCTGAGCTGAAGTTGGCTTAATAAACCAATTTGCTTTTGTCCAAAATATAGGATGTTAAAATAATGAGTTATTCTATTCTGGATACGATCGGCCATACGCCGCTGGTTGAGATCAGGCATCTCAACCCGAACCCGAAAGTGAAGATCCTGGCCAAGCTGGAGTATTTTAATCCCGGCGGCTCGATCAAGGACCGGATCGCCCTTTCCATGATCGAGGCTGCTGAAAAATCCGGTGAGCTTACCCCCGCAAAGACGGTGATCGAAGCCACGAGCGGCAATACGGGGATCGGTCTGGCAATGGTATGTGGGGTGAAGGGCTACAAGCTGCTGTTGACCATGTCCGAGGCGGCGAGTGTTGAACGGCAAAAGATCCTAAGGGCGCGCGGTGCCGAGATTTTGCTGACACCGGGTCATCTTGGAACCGACGGCGCCATTGAGGAGGTCTATCGGCTGGCCCGTGAAAATCCCGAAGCCTATTTTATGGCCGACCAGTTCAATAACGATGCCAACTGGCAGGCCCACTATTACGGAACGGCCCAGGAAATCTGGGAACAAACGGACGGAAAGGTTTCCATGGTCGTTGCCACCCTCGGGACGAGTGGAACCATTATGGGCATTGCCAGGCGGCTGAAGGAATATAATCCCGATATCAAGATCGTCGGTGTCGAGCCCTATC
This portion of the Candidatus Desulfatibia profunda genome encodes:
- the surE gene encoding 5'/3'-nucleotidase SurE, whose protein sequence is MNILLTNDDGIHAKGLWALYKKFAPQHSVTVVAPDRERSAEGHGISLHQPLRKTKIEVNNGFQGYAISGTPADCIKMGLMEILDKRPDLVISGINLGANVGINVNYSGTVAAAREAALYKVPAIAVSIEGDSLANYDEAALFTVGLAENVFQKGLPLGTILNVNIPDIPIKEVAGIRISRQATELYAEYLDKRVDPRNRAYYWHGHVPQSSFNHPDVDVVALSENYISITPMKCDMTDYSMLEELKGWKFEGVKI
- a CDS encoding HD domain-containing protein → MKKQFIKDFKPGDFIDDIFVLAEKTVAQKRDGNKYLNIILADKTGSIKGVVWDNVDRIAAGLSSGDVVGVQATVNEYKGTAQLVIKNMTAGPAEAVDPAEFLPATRLDIENMFERFLKIAASLKDGHLKALLDAFLSDEEFVRKFKTAPAAKKMHHAYLGGLLEHTLSMATLAEKIAGHYSGIDRDLLIAGAMLHDIGKTRELEYTFKIDYSDQGRLLSHIVIGLEMIEAKLSKIIDFPEERKLLLKHMIVSHHGTQEFGSPEPPKTVEAVLLNYIDEMDSKVKGIRDFMASEDAGETWTSFHRLLGRHFYMGKKE
- a CDS encoding dTMP kinase; protein product: MFITLEGIEGSGKTTQAKHIVEFLQGKGYECVATREPGGTEIGKKIRAILLDPESNDMDPLVELLLYTADRAQHVKQIVLPLLSAGKMVLCDRYYDATLVYQGFARGLDIGLIRSLHQLILADLKPDITILLDLAPQEGLSRAWKQIKNGARADIESRFEKETLLFHEKVRSGYLELSRLEPERFRVVDASTDEFRVRKTILKILASELKLA